The following proteins are co-located in the candidate division KSB1 bacterium genome:
- a CDS encoding nucleotidyl transferase AbiEii/AbiGii toxin family protein, producing MLIREDPSCYVSLEQQQLLHELAGIQLIKENFFLTGGTALSVFYLHHRTSEDIDLFTKNDVDLGILDQILKRTYKDGISLVQSAPMFLSYLIKNIKVDIVIDPLTEECERDNITLKIGNRINIDTIDNISSNKLTTMVSRFEIKDLVDFYCISKEAWDFSEAIFMDCYKKARKKEALLDDPAAAAYQIEQTLEFAQAIIDNFKPMMKKPIVWVELESTIKKYIQIIYNFQEWR from the coding sequence ATGTTGATTAGAGAAGATCCCAGCTGCTATGTATCCCTGGAACAGCAACAGTTATTACATGAACTGGCAGGAATCCAATTAATCAAGGAGAATTTCTTTCTGACAGGTGGTACAGCGCTTTCCGTTTTTTACCTGCACCATCGTACATCGGAAGATATAGATCTCTTTACAAAGAATGATGTAGATCTGGGTATTCTGGACCAAATTCTTAAAAGAACCTATAAGGATGGGATAAGTTTAGTTCAATCAGCGCCAATGTTTTTATCATATTTAATAAAAAACATTAAAGTGGATATTGTCATTGATCCACTAACAGAAGAATGTGAAAGAGATAATATCACCCTGAAAATAGGCAATAGAATTAATATTGATACAATTGACAATATTTCTTCAAATAAGCTGACAACGATGGTCAGTCGTTTTGAGATTAAGGATTTGGTGGATTTCTACTGTATCTCAAAAGAAGCCTGGGATTTTTCGGAAGCAATATTTATGGATTGCTATAAAAAAGCCCGTAAAAAAGAAGCATTATTAGATGATCCCGCTGCCGCAGCTTATCAGATTGAACAGACATTAGAGTTTGCACAAGCGATAATAGATAATTTTAAACCTATGATGAAAAAACCTATAGTATGGGTGGAATTAGAATCAACGATTAAGAAATATATACAAATCATTTATAATTTTCAGGAATGGCGGTAA
- a CDS encoding DUF86 domain-containing protein: MVSQETLARKISYIVTKIERLKNLGRPSKNKFFNSQDLQDMVLHNLQLAIQACIDIGVHIITDEGWGTPGSFSDVFYKLEEREVINRELNEQLVRMVGFRNRIIHDYEEIDLNIVYEVWQYGIKDIESYILQVGDYFNI, translated from the coding sequence ATGGTTAGTCAAGAAACCCTTGCACGAAAAATATCCTATATAGTTACGAAAATAGAAAGACTAAAAAACCTGGGTAGACCTTCAAAAAATAAGTTCTTTAATAGTCAAGATTTACAAGATATGGTTTTACATAATCTTCAGTTAGCTATTCAGGCGTGTATTGATATAGGAGTGCATATAATCACTGATGAGGGATGGGGCACACCGGGTAGCTTTTCTGATGTATTTTATAAATTGGAAGAACGAGAAGTTATTAATAGGGAGTTAAATGAGCAATTGGTTCGAATGGTTGGCTTTCGGAATCGAATTATTCATGATTATGAGGAAATTGACTTAAATATTGTTTATGAAGTCTGGCAATATGGAATAAAAGATATTGAAAGTTACATTCTGCAAGTTGGGGATTATTTTAACATTTAG
- a CDS encoding nucleotidyltransferase domain-containing protein — protein sequence MNIEQTITEYFSKQPEVIAVYLFGSYARNRSRLDSDVDLAILFASNIKPELFYNLEMKYFQELSRKIPKNFDVINLNRAGELLVYEVFRLGFLIYQRDPVKRLEYQTRRICGYLDFSPLMFRMRKGMMKKLREGISHG from the coding sequence ATGAACATTGAACAAACTATTACAGAGTATTTTTCTAAACAACCAGAAGTGATCGCTGTATACCTTTTTGGTTCATATGCTAGGAATCGTTCGCGATTGGATAGTGATGTTGACTTGGCTATTTTATTTGCATCCAATATTAAACCAGAGCTGTTTTACAACTTAGAAATGAAATATTTTCAAGAGTTATCAAGAAAAATACCTAAGAATTTTGATGTTATTAATTTAAATAGAGCAGGGGAATTGCTTGTTTATGAAGTTTTTCGGCTTGGTTTTCTTATTTACCAAAGAGACCCGGTAAAGAGGCTTGAATATCAGACGCGTCGCATTTGTGGTTATCTTGATTTTTCACCCTTGATGTTCAGAATGAGAAAGGGAATGATGAAAAAGTTAAGAGAAGGGATTAGCCATGGTTAG
- a CDS encoding HEPN domain-containing protein: MNKGRGQEAENWMNQAFYDLKAVQWNLKGEFFNTVCFLSQQASEKALKSLVYFSVISRKKLLTHSVFELMKLTIKVIPELQGFLDDARELDLHYIPSRYPKWIS; the protein is encoded by the coding sequence ATGAATAAAGGAAGGGGTCAGGAGGCTGAAAATTGGATGAATCAGGCGTTTTATGATTTAAAAGCAGTACAATGGAACCTGAAAGGAGAGTTTTTTAATACGGTTTGTTTTCTTTCACAACAAGCTTCAGAAAAAGCACTAAAATCTTTAGTTTATTTTTCAGTAATCTCTCGCAAGAAATTATTAACCCATTCTGTCTTTGAGTTGATGAAATTAACGATAAAAGTTATTCCTGAATTACAGGGATTTCTTGATGATGCTAGAGAATTAGATTTACATTATATACCATCTCGATATCCAAAATGGATTAGTTAG
- a CDS encoding nucleotidyltransferase domain-containing protein: MFPLRYKVIRQIKERIAYYDPEKVYLFGSYARNEVDDVSDIDLVVIKETHESFFDRIRNVIKILQIDRAIDILVYTPGEYEDMLQGGNAFAEMIAEEGVVIYE, encoded by the coding sequence ATGTTTCCACTCCGCTACAAAGTTATCCGTCAAATTAAAGAAAGGATAGCGTATTATGACCCAGAAAAAGTATATCTGTTTGGCTCCTATGCAAGAAATGAAGTCGATGATGTTAGTGATATCGATCTTGTAGTTATTAAGGAAACTCATGAATCCTTTTTTGATCGAATACGCAATGTAATTAAGATTCTACAAATTGATCGGGCGATAGACATTTTAGTTTATACTCCTGGAGAGTATGAAGATATGCTGCAAGGAGGTAATGCGTTTGCGGAAATGATTGCAGAAGAGGGAGTGGTTATTTATGAATAA